A window of Panicum virgatum strain AP13 chromosome 8K, P.virgatum_v5, whole genome shotgun sequence contains these coding sequences:
- the LOC120644827 gene encoding probable serine/threonine-protein kinase PBL21 has protein sequence MALWNAVGQVGSIAQLAGVDAYGLISMIVEAARTVKRNLEICQLLARHAKMIGDLLQQLERTQLMQHMETRNPVELLEETLRHAYVLIASCRDDSYLYSCCMGVKRADQLREVQNEITFYLQLFPLVSFVDNTRTWERLLSRACPLCSRETTDDLHAVHHAEHEDRLRTEGLMANGFENLGTHPPSKPEEEKTEGQVMNMRRLANLMGGAKGAELLHFSFSQILAATDNLSDGNLMENGGFGCVYKGKLSNGVRIAVKRRDASSFQGPHEFRTEIESIPNLRHKNIIALLGCCVQAEESILIYEYMPNKCLASVIADETKRGLLNWSKRLQIIKGIADGLFYLHRHSQMRIVHRDVKASNILLDHEMNAKISDFGLALMLAPNTTAEVAVMGTYGYVDPEYVATGIISEKADVYGFGIVLLEIISGKLIQSYNLKVKGHRGLPLPDYAHKYQTKLHKLVDPLLRAKKHESSQIMECLKVALLCINHLAKHRPTMAEVVTMLGSIGVSPWQ, from the exons ATGGCACTGTGGAACGCAGTGGGTCAGGTGGGCAGCATCGCGCAGCTCGCTGGGGTCGACGCATATGGGCTGATCTCGATGATTGTGGAGGCGGCGCGGACGGTTAAGAGGAACCTGGAGATCTGCCAGCTGCTGGCACGCCATGCAAAGATGATCGGGGACCTTCTGCAGCAGCTCGAACGGACACAGCTGATGCAGCACATGGAGACTAGGAACCCAGTGGAACTACTAGAGGAGACGCTTCGGCACGCGTATGTTCTTATCGCGTCCTGTCGTGATGATAGCTATCTGTATAGCTGCTGTATGGGAGTGAAGCGGGCTGATCAGCTCCGTGAGGTGCAGAATGAGATTACCTTCTACCTCCAGCTTTTCCCCCTTGTCAGCTTTGTCGATAACACCCGAACTTGGGAGCGGCTTCTGAGCAGGGCTTGTCCTTTGTGCTCAAgg GAAACTACAGATGATTTACATGCAGTACATCATGCGGAACATGAAGATAG GCTCAGAACAGAGGGTCTCATGGctaatggatttgaaaattTGGGAACTCATCCTCCCTCAAAACCCGAGGAAGAGAAAACAGAAG GCCAAGTCATGAACATGAGACGATTGGCAAATCTCATGGGCGGTGCGAAAGGAGCAGAATTATTGCATTTTAGCTTCTCTCAGATTTTGGCTGCAACAGACAACTTATCAGATGGAAATTTGATGGAAAATGGTGGATTTGGCTGTGTTTACAAG GGAAAACTCTCTAATGGTGTTCGTATCGCAGTCAAAAGACGTGATGCATCTTCATTTCAAGGACCACATGAGTTCAGAACTGAGATTGAATCTATTCCAAATCTTCGACATAAAAACATAATTGCTCTACTTGGGTGTTGTGTTCAAGCAGAAGAAAGCATACTTATATATGAATACATGCCAAATAAATGCTTGGCGTCTGTCATTGCTG atGAAACAAAAAGGGGATTGCTAAATTGGTCTAAGCGTCTTCAAATAATCAAAGGGATAGCAGATGGTCTTTTTTATCTGCACAGGCATTCTCAGATGCGTATTGTCCACAGGGACGTAAAAGCAAGCAACATCCTGTTGGACCATGAAATGAATGCTAAGATTAGTGATTTTGGTCTGGCACTAATGTTGGCTCCAAATACGACTGCAGAGGTGGCTGTTATGGGCACATA TGGTTATGTAGATCCTGAATATGTTGCTACTGGAATTATCTCAGAGAAGGCTGATGTATATGGTTTTGGTATAGTACTTCTTGAGATAATAAGTGGAAAGCTTATTCAGTCCTATAACTTGAAGGTGAAGGGCCATCGAGGGCTACCGCTTCCTGATTAT GCACACAAGTACCAAACGAAACTACACAAGCTTGTTGATCCATTGTTGCGTGCGAAAAAGCATGAAAGCTCTCAGATAATGGAATGTCTGAAGGTGGCGCTGTTATGCATTAACCATCTTGCCAAGCATCGGCCTACCATGGCAGAAGTTGTTACCATGCTTGGCAGTATCGGCGTATCACCCTGGCAATAG